A window of the Henckelia pumila isolate YLH828 chromosome 3, ASM3356847v2, whole genome shotgun sequence genome harbors these coding sequences:
- the LOC140890353 gene encoding uncharacterized protein, with protein MNRCGNPPTPPQQNSLTALEQASANMMTGITALLEQHAARPRLTHDEDVAERFQKKGPKEFSGSTDPLVAEGWIRSLETIFAYMGLTDADRVKCAVYMMKDDAALWWEGAVRGVNPQTLTWEEFKRMFFAKYFTEDVRSRMIREFMSLRQGDKTVVEYFKQFERGCHFVPLIADSAEEKMRQFVDGLRAYIKHDV; from the coding sequence ATGAACCGATGCGGGAATCCTCCAACTCCTCCTCAGCAAAATTCGCtcacagcactggagcaggccagtgctaaTATGATGACAGGGATCACCGCACTGTTGGAGCAACATGCAGCACGACCCCGACTTACACACGACGAGGACGTTGCGGAACGGTTTCAAAAAAAAGGACCGAAGGAGTTTTCTGGTTCTACTGATCCACtcgtggctgaggggtggatccgttcCTTGGAGaccatatttgcttatatgggacTCACTGATGCCGATAGAGTAAAGTGCGCGGTGTACATGATGAAAgacgatgcagccctttggtgggagggcgcAGTTCGAGGTGTGAACCCACAGACTTTGACATGGGAGGAGTTCAAGCGGATGTTCTTCGCCAAATattttactgaggatgtgcgcagccgaATGAttcgggagttcatgagtctccggcagggggacaaGACGGTGGTTGAGTATTTCAAGCAGTTCGAGAGGGGGTGTCATTTTGTGCCCCTGATTGCTGATAGTGCCgaggagaagatgagacagttcgTCGATGGGCTTAGGGCGTACATCAAGCATGATGTATGA